The following proteins are co-located in the Synechococcus sp. PROS-U-1 genome:
- a CDS encoding UvrD-helicase domain-containing protein encodes MEVNTGFEAGADQTPSMAQRFDANTYPLGPGIRLLEASAGTGKTFALAHLCLRLITEADHALEALLVVTFTDAAAEELRSRIGQRLQQALQGLEQLEQGLEPSAPDPVLAEWLAGSEDVVPRQTWIRRLLVALEQLDRADITTIHGFCRRSLRRLALNNAAAMEPQLDTDATALQSEVVQDLWQQELHSLPPDQFKVLRQRGLSPQTLRRGLAQLDGEQQPRFRATDGAIDLDQSLAPQLEHWLAQLWDDFVPLWQRDHAALDAGFRQAAEQWKAQGCGATTPYSAKPKSDRCAQIIQWLNGQTAVPSLLEIAAHEKPLKEYFHPGSWCKVARKCGETDPSLVTPALQAAVAALWDAPIERTWQYLLERGLRELDRRRRRRGVITFGGLLAAMDPGDGGVAWLAPLQQRYRAVMVDEFQDTDPVQWRLLQRAFGGGERHLLLMVGDPKQAIYRFRGGDLATYMAARDQVERIDHLLDNFRTTAPLMEGLNRLMAPGLPRSELPVPAVQPRSSATPPQDAPALQLLLLSTEATSSRSALEEELPQRLAAMVLEQLQQREDLNPSDLCVLVSRHQQAEDLRRALGSCGLPTRLVTQGDVLDSEAALLLQWFLDALAEPGDDARLRLLACSGLMNIAPDALEPALLDHLALQLRGLAEAMPRLGLLGALADLLKGEQMAGLSERGRMLGDLQQAARLVQEAMHRQGLDVATAADWLRRERLHPSQPVPEARQPHSDQADSAIAVVTVHRSKGLEYPVVICPYLWQSPPAVSGPLWRDPRSGECLVRVDVHWGEGWQAAQQAQQEAMAEAERLAYVAVTRAQSQLILIWARANGQEGSPLPAWLFGAEAAGDAIDSLTDERLSDALASRKVSISIDGLVESLPSGKRWRPPLVAEPLALGSIPKRIDRSWGRASYSAWIASSDDIQLHELGRDRDPGAEEAVSAAAEPQWSETGPLAAFPRGAAAGDCLHRILERFPFTAAEAPESSGRLELIDAELRRSGLDSGLQNDVMSGLEQVLQTPLGGPLGALSLDQLGPDQRLPELSFDLPVHHVRTADLVAAFACDAQARFGASYSPALSSLSINSRGFLTGSIDLVFQDPQHKRWWVLDWKSNWIGERRTGAEPGLCGPLHYSQDAMEDQMLHHHYPLQAHLYLVALHRHLRWRLPDYSPERHLGGYVYCFLRGMPGPVDASLSGAVGPGRIVESVPINRITALDRALAEVPA; translated from the coding sequence ATGGAAGTTAACACTGGTTTCGAGGCCGGAGCCGATCAGACTCCATCCATGGCTCAGCGCTTCGATGCCAACACCTATCCCCTCGGCCCTGGGATCCGCCTGCTTGAGGCCAGCGCTGGCACCGGCAAAACCTTTGCTTTGGCGCATCTCTGCCTGCGGCTGATCACGGAGGCCGACCACGCCCTCGAGGCCTTGTTGGTGGTGACCTTCACCGATGCAGCGGCCGAAGAGCTGCGTTCCCGCATCGGCCAGCGGCTGCAACAGGCGTTGCAGGGACTCGAACAGCTGGAGCAGGGCCTAGAGCCTTCCGCCCCAGACCCCGTTCTGGCGGAGTGGCTGGCGGGTTCTGAAGACGTCGTTCCTCGTCAGACCTGGATACGGCGGTTGCTGGTGGCCCTTGAGCAGCTGGACCGGGCCGACATCACCACCATCCACGGCTTTTGCCGCCGCAGTCTTCGCCGTCTGGCCCTGAACAACGCTGCGGCGATGGAGCCTCAGCTGGACACCGACGCCACCGCGCTCCAATCCGAGGTTGTGCAGGACCTCTGGCAACAGGAACTGCACAGCCTGCCTCCGGATCAGTTCAAGGTGTTGCGTCAACGCGGCCTCTCGCCTCAGACCTTGCGCAGAGGGCTGGCGCAACTCGATGGCGAACAGCAGCCGCGGTTCCGGGCCACTGATGGGGCGATCGATCTGGACCAGTCCCTCGCCCCACAGCTGGAGCACTGGCTGGCGCAGCTCTGGGATGACTTCGTGCCGCTCTGGCAGCGGGACCATGCCGCCCTGGATGCCGGGTTCCGTCAGGCGGCCGAGCAGTGGAAAGCCCAGGGCTGTGGGGCCACCACCCCTTACTCCGCCAAGCCCAAAAGCGATCGTTGCGCGCAGATCATCCAGTGGCTGAATGGGCAGACCGCGGTGCCATCGCTGCTGGAGATTGCAGCCCATGAGAAGCCGCTGAAGGAATACTTCCACCCCGGCAGTTGGTGCAAGGTCGCGCGCAAGTGCGGCGAGACCGACCCCAGCCTGGTGACGCCGGCCCTGCAGGCTGCTGTTGCGGCGCTCTGGGATGCACCGATCGAGCGCACCTGGCAGTACCTGCTGGAACGGGGCTTGCGGGAGCTGGACCGCCGCCGTCGCCGCCGCGGTGTGATCACCTTTGGCGGCTTGTTGGCCGCCATGGACCCCGGCGATGGCGGCGTTGCCTGGCTTGCGCCCCTGCAACAGCGCTACCGGGCTGTGATGGTGGATGAGTTCCAGGACACAGACCCAGTGCAGTGGCGCCTGTTGCAGCGCGCCTTTGGTGGTGGTGAACGCCACCTGCTGCTGATGGTCGGGGATCCCAAGCAGGCGATCTACCGCTTCCGTGGTGGTGATCTGGCGACTTACATGGCAGCGCGGGATCAGGTGGAGCGGATCGATCACCTGCTCGACAACTTCCGCACAACGGCACCGCTGATGGAGGGGTTGAACCGGTTGATGGCTCCGGGTCTCCCCCGATCTGAACTGCCGGTGCCCGCGGTGCAGCCCCGCAGCTCCGCCACCCCACCCCAGGACGCCCCGGCACTGCAACTGCTGCTGCTGTCCACCGAGGCGACCTCCAGCCGCAGTGCCCTGGAGGAAGAGTTGCCCCAGCGGCTCGCCGCGATGGTGCTGGAGCAATTGCAGCAACGGGAGGACCTCAATCCCTCTGACCTGTGTGTGCTGGTGAGTCGCCATCAACAGGCGGAAGACCTGCGCCGGGCCCTGGGAAGCTGTGGGCTCCCCACCCGCCTGGTGACGCAGGGGGACGTGCTCGACAGCGAAGCCGCCCTGCTGTTGCAGTGGTTTCTCGATGCCCTGGCGGAACCGGGCGATGACGCACGTCTGCGCTTGCTGGCCTGCTCGGGGCTGATGAACATCGCGCCCGATGCCCTGGAGCCGGCCCTGCTGGATCATCTGGCTCTGCAGTTGCGTGGTTTGGCTGAAGCGATGCCGCGGCTGGGCCTGCTCGGGGCCCTGGCCGATCTGCTGAAGGGAGAACAGATGGCGGGGCTGTCGGAACGGGGCAGGATGCTGGGGGATCTGCAGCAGGCGGCGCGGCTGGTGCAGGAGGCGATGCACCGCCAGGGATTGGATGTGGCCACTGCGGCGGATTGGTTGCGCCGGGAGCGGTTGCACCCCAGCCAGCCGGTGCCGGAGGCCCGCCAGCCCCATAGCGATCAGGCCGACAGCGCCATCGCTGTGGTCACCGTCCACCGCAGCAAGGGTTTGGAATATCCGGTGGTGATCTGCCCCTACCTCTGGCAGTCCCCCCCAGCCGTGTCCGGTCCGCTCTGGCGTGACCCCCGCTCCGGGGAGTGTCTCGTGCGGGTGGATGTTCACTGGGGGGAGGGCTGGCAGGCGGCGCAACAGGCGCAGCAGGAGGCCATGGCCGAGGCCGAACGGCTGGCCTATGTCGCGGTGACCCGAGCCCAATCCCAGTTGATCCTGATCTGGGCCAGGGCCAACGGCCAGGAGGGCTCGCCTTTGCCCGCCTGGCTTTTTGGTGCAGAGGCGGCTGGGGACGCGATCGACAGCCTCACCGATGAGCGGCTGAGCGATGCCCTGGCATCGCGAAAGGTTTCGATCAGCATTGATGGTCTGGTTGAGAGCCTGCCCAGCGGCAAGCGTTGGCGGCCTCCGCTGGTGGCGGAGCCGTTGGCCCTTGGTTCGATCCCCAAGCGCATCGACCGGAGTTGGGGCCGGGCCAGCTACTCGGCCTGGATTGCTTCCTCCGACGACATTCAGCTCCATGAATTGGGGCGCGATCGCGATCCAGGGGCTGAGGAAGCCGTATCGGCTGCAGCGGAACCTCAGTGGTCCGAGACGGGGCCGTTGGCGGCCTTCCCCCGTGGGGCCGCGGCGGGGGACTGCCTGCATCGGATCCTCGAACGCTTTCCCTTCACCGCTGCTGAGGCGCCTGAATCCAGCGGCCGACTGGAGCTGATCGACGCTGAGTTGCGGCGGTCTGGCCTCGATTCAGGCTTGCAGAACGATGTGATGTCGGGCTTGGAGCAGGTGCTTCAGACGCCCCTGGGTGGACCTTTGGGTGCGTTGTCGCTGGATCAGCTGGGGCCGGATCAGCGCCTGCCTGAACTGAGCTTCGATCTGCCTGTGCACCATGTGCGCACCGCCGATTTGGTCGCCGCCTTTGCCTGTGATGCGCAGGCTCGGTTCGGTGCGTCCTACAGCCCTGCCTTGTCGTCGTTATCGATTAACAGCCGCGGTTTTCTGACGGGGTCGATTGATCTGGTGTTTCAGGACCCCCAGCACAAGCGCTGGTGGGTCCTCGACTGGAAGAGCAACTGGATCGGTGAGCGGCGCACCGGTGCTGAGCCGGGCTTATGCGGCCCCCTCCACTATTCCCAGGACGCAATGGAGGATCAGATGCTGCATCACCACTACCCCCTCCAGGCGCATCTCTATCTGGTGGCCTTGCATCGACATCTGCGTTGGCGGCTGCCGGACTACTCCCCGGAGCGTCATCTGGGGGGGTACGTCTACTGCTTTCTGCGGGGAATGCCCGGACCGGTGGATGCATCGCTAAGTGGCGCTGTCGGCCCTGGTCGCATCGTCGAATCCGTGCCCATCAACCGCATCACAGCGCTTGATCGTGCCCTGGCTGAGGTGCCGGCGTGA
- a CDS encoding exodeoxyribonuclease V subunit gamma, giving the protein MLTVYRSNRAEFLARLLSRQLIEQQPGPLETVEVMVNTWPTSRWLGEQLATANGISSLVRFPFPGSRLRQLVRQVLHLPAQEDDPWRAGQLVWAVLELLPELLEQPVAQPLRVWLAQREGTASGLTRDRWQLARSIADAMDDYALYRPDQLEQWKRPRPDDDWQAVLWRLLAERLPRAPFGLQVREAVDRLRRGDVDPAVLPKRLRLFGISALAPVQVDLIQALSGLLEVEIYLLTPCPDLWQRCGSRRASLGDDWLLPPDGSWLVEAPRLEAVLGRMGAEFQQLLEGSGEAQLGERREGDLFAGSLQIAMAEERQPTLLDQLQQQLVDAENTSELSRSSDDQSLLFQAAPGPWREVQLVRDRILQWLAADPELAPRDVLVMTPQIERYAPLLSSVFNDTAAIGVDLPWRLTDRSQQSSPGLSMAMFTLLELAATRLTATGLERLLANPALQGQQGLTAEEAVLITQTLQRSGFRWGLDGRERGGDEVHSLRWCLDRWLLGLVLPVEPGLAPAGAAPFQQELDPDRLVRWWSLLDRLARMLDRLRQPRPCHGWVQLLQSLLQELFADGGAWTDELQSWAGALEEWRLRADDCPLDLDAAVALEVLQEALSVDSGRFGHRSGALTISALEPMRAIPHKVVVLMGLDSTDFPRPSRRPGFHLLEQQRRLGDPRSSDQDRYVLLEALMSARRHLLISWCGRLERTGEPQPPAAPVEQWLSVLQDQLRRASASTDGLLITPAANPLSRENFRPEAPLSCDRRQLEARRCLDRGPALAQDSFGLAWPSLWRQPLAEDEAINRDDVGSALDPEALLAWMQQPQKAWLQARGLRPGEGIEAVEDLEALELDGLQRYLLLNHELEEHFILGSAPDWTASLAGQGVLPAGAGASLEQEDLQQRWQALQRQLASLGPCRREVTCLAGQPMPLLFAGDTQVVVQPGMLTAAAVMRGWLQHLLLCAEGRPPAAGSAVVARSKRVAGAEVHLRWAVLMEAEAQDHLHQLYHLAEQGRVQCWPVPPKSGWEMVVKDRRKPGAGEQDFRKVWQDEGATPVMQLCFGTEIAAEQLMDQDGFQEACQLLYGPLLAQLR; this is encoded by the coding sequence TTGCTGACGGTTTACCGAAGCAACAGGGCTGAATTTCTGGCTCGTTTGCTGTCGCGTCAGTTGATCGAGCAGCAGCCGGGTCCCTTGGAGACGGTGGAGGTGATGGTCAACACCTGGCCCACCAGCCGATGGTTGGGGGAACAGCTGGCCACGGCCAATGGCATCAGTTCCCTGGTGCGTTTCCCGTTTCCTGGAAGTCGTTTGCGGCAGCTGGTGCGCCAGGTGCTCCATCTCCCGGCACAGGAGGACGATCCTTGGCGGGCGGGCCAGCTGGTGTGGGCTGTGCTGGAGCTGCTGCCTGAGCTGTTGGAGCAGCCGGTCGCCCAGCCGCTTCGGGTCTGGCTGGCCCAGCGTGAGGGAACCGCTTCGGGGTTAACGCGGGATCGCTGGCAGTTGGCACGGTCGATTGCCGATGCCATGGACGATTACGCCCTGTACAGGCCGGATCAACTGGAGCAATGGAAACGGCCGCGGCCTGACGACGACTGGCAAGCCGTGCTCTGGAGACTGTTGGCCGAACGGCTGCCCCGGGCTCCCTTTGGTCTGCAGGTGCGTGAGGCCGTCGATCGTCTCCGTCGTGGAGATGTGGATCCGGCCGTGTTGCCGAAGCGGTTGCGGCTGTTCGGCATCAGCGCTCTGGCACCGGTGCAGGTGGATCTGATTCAGGCCTTGTCTGGGCTGTTGGAGGTGGAGATCTACCTGCTGACGCCTTGTCCGGACCTCTGGCAGCGCTGCGGCAGCCGGCGCGCCTCGCTTGGAGATGACTGGCTGCTCCCGCCCGATGGGAGCTGGTTGGTGGAGGCACCTCGCTTGGAGGCTGTGCTTGGCCGGATGGGTGCTGAATTCCAGCAGTTGCTGGAAGGCTCCGGTGAAGCGCAGCTGGGGGAGCGACGCGAGGGGGATCTTTTTGCAGGCTCTCTGCAGATCGCCATGGCGGAAGAGCGTCAGCCCACCCTGCTCGATCAGCTTCAGCAGCAGTTGGTGGATGCCGAGAACACCTCCGAGCTGAGCCGTTCCTCCGACGACCAGTCGCTGTTGTTTCAGGCGGCACCGGGGCCTTGGCGGGAGGTGCAACTGGTGCGTGATCGCATCCTGCAGTGGCTGGCAGCCGATCCCGAGCTCGCGCCACGCGACGTGCTGGTGATGACGCCGCAGATTGAGCGCTATGCACCATTGCTTAGCTCCGTGTTCAACGACACGGCGGCCATCGGTGTCGATTTGCCCTGGCGCCTCACCGACCGCAGCCAGCAAAGCAGTCCGGGCTTGTCGATGGCGATGTTCACGCTGCTGGAGCTGGCGGCCACGCGCCTCACCGCCACGGGTTTGGAACGTCTTCTGGCCAACCCAGCCCTTCAGGGCCAGCAGGGACTCACCGCCGAGGAGGCGGTGCTGATCACCCAAACTCTGCAACGCAGCGGTTTTCGCTGGGGTTTGGATGGCCGGGAGCGCGGCGGTGATGAGGTGCACAGCCTGCGCTGGTGTCTTGACCGCTGGCTGCTTGGGCTAGTGCTGCCGGTAGAGCCCGGTCTAGCTCCGGCAGGGGCGGCACCGTTCCAGCAGGAGCTGGACCCCGATCGCCTGGTGCGTTGGTGGAGTCTTTTGGATCGTCTGGCGCGGATGCTCGATCGCCTGCGCCAGCCCCGGCCATGCCATGGCTGGGTGCAGCTGCTGCAGTCCCTGTTGCAGGAGCTGTTCGCCGATGGCGGGGCCTGGACCGACGAGTTGCAGAGTTGGGCGGGTGCCCTGGAGGAGTGGCGGCTGCGGGCGGACGATTGCCCCTTGGACCTCGATGCTGCCGTGGCGCTGGAGGTGCTGCAGGAGGCGTTGTCGGTGGACAGCGGTCGCTTCGGTCACCGCAGTGGAGCCCTCACCATCAGCGCCCTGGAGCCGATGCGGGCGATTCCCCACAAGGTGGTTGTCTTGATGGGACTCGACAGCACTGACTTTCCTCGCCCGAGCCGGCGTCCGGGCTTTCATCTGCTGGAGCAGCAACGGCGCCTGGGGGATCCCCGCAGCAGCGACCAGGATCGCTACGTGCTGCTGGAGGCCTTGATGTCTGCACGCCGTCATCTGCTGATCAGTTGGTGTGGACGGCTGGAGCGCACGGGTGAGCCTCAGCCGCCAGCGGCGCCCGTGGAGCAGTGGCTTTCAGTTCTGCAAGATCAGTTGCGTCGGGCGAGCGCATCCACGGACGGGTTGTTGATCACGCCTGCTGCCAATCCCCTGTCCCGAGAGAACTTCAGGCCCGAGGCGCCGCTGAGTTGTGATCGACGCCAGTTGGAGGCCAGGCGCTGTCTTGATCGAGGCCCAGCATTGGCCCAGGACTCTTTTGGGCTGGCCTGGCCATCGCTTTGGCGACAACCGCTCGCCGAAGACGAGGCCATCAACCGGGATGATGTTGGTTCTGCTCTGGACCCTGAAGCGTTGCTGGCCTGGATGCAGCAGCCCCAGAAGGCCTGGTTGCAGGCGCGAGGGTTACGGCCTGGTGAGGGCATTGAGGCTGTGGAGGATCTCGAAGCCCTCGAGCTGGACGGTTTGCAGCGCTATCTGCTTCTCAATCACGAGCTTGAGGAGCACTTCATTCTTGGATCGGCTCCGGATTGGACGGCGTCGTTAGCGGGCCAGGGCGTGCTTCCTGCGGGGGCCGGTGCTTCCCTGGAACAGGAGGATCTGCAGCAGCGTTGGCAGGCCCTGCAACGCCAGCTGGCATCGCTCGGCCCGTGCCGCCGGGAAGTGACTTGTCTTGCAGGCCAGCCGATGCCATTGCTCTTCGCTGGTGATACCCAAGTGGTGGTCCAGCCCGGCATGCTCACCGCCGCGGCGGTGATGCGCGGCTGGCTGCAGCATCTGTTGCTTTGCGCCGAGGGGCGGCCTCCTGCCGCCGGTTCAGCGGTGGTGGCTCGCAGCAAACGGGTTGCCGGAGCCGAGGTGCACCTTCGCTGGGCTGTGTTGATGGAGGCTGAAGCACAGGATCATCTGCATCAGCTGTATCACCTGGCGGAACAGGGGCGGGTGCAGTGCTGGCCGGTCCCCCCGAAGAGCGGCTGGGAGATGGTGGTCAAAGACCGGCGCAAACCGGGGGCGGGGGAGCAGGACTTCCGCAAGGTCTGGCAGGACGAAGGGGCAACCCCGGTGATGCAGCTCTGCTTCGGTACGGAGATCGCCGCGGAGCAACTCATGGATCAGGACGGATTCCAAGAGGCGTGCCAGCTGCTTTACGGGCCCCTTCTGGCACAGCTTCGCTAA
- a CDS encoding metallophosphoesterase has product MSLSTRRHWVIGDVHGCHRSLLNLLALLPPNDHLVFCGDVINRGQTIPATMDLVWDLIQAGRATWLRGNHEQDLIEALENQAPAPSQDDLNQHATYGQLGDDSARQWLPRLQQLPLLYRGEGWCATHAGFNADGQPDLSIRGPFWEAYDGRFGLVVVGHTPRPQVERLGSIVLIDTGAVYGGCLSAYCPETDAVVQVEGAATEAAFPRPSDLNRRSSVLAGDAGPC; this is encoded by the coding sequence TTGAGCCTGAGCACACGCCGGCACTGGGTGATTGGAGATGTGCATGGCTGCCATCGGTCTCTTCTCAACCTTCTCGCATTACTCCCGCCTAATGACCATCTGGTGTTCTGCGGTGATGTGATCAACCGTGGCCAGACCATTCCCGCAACGATGGATCTGGTCTGGGATCTGATCCAGGCTGGTCGTGCCACGTGGCTGCGCGGGAACCATGAGCAAGACCTCATCGAGGCCTTGGAGAACCAGGCTCCTGCACCATCCCAGGATGACTTGAATCAGCACGCCACCTATGGCCAGCTGGGTGATGACAGCGCGAGGCAGTGGTTGCCGCGCCTGCAACAGCTTCCGCTGCTTTATCGCGGTGAAGGTTGGTGCGCCACCCATGCCGGGTTCAACGCTGATGGCCAGCCGGATCTGTCCATTCGTGGCCCGTTCTGGGAGGCCTATGACGGTCGTTTTGGCCTTGTTGTTGTAGGCCACACGCCCCGTCCCCAGGTGGAACGCCTCGGCTCCATCGTCCTGATCGATACCGGGGCGGTCTACGGCGGTTGTCTTTCGGCCTATTGCCCGGAAACCGATGCGGTTGTTCAGGTTGAGGGGGCTGCAACCGAAGCAGCCTTTCCCCGTCCTTCGGATCTCAACCGGAGATCGTCTGTGCTGGCCGGAGATGCAGGCCCTTGCTGA
- a CDS encoding MgPME-cyclase complex family protein yields the protein MTTYHFVAASERFLTVEEPLEEVLRERQRNYTETGKTIDFWLVRQPAFLAAPELAELKATIPQPAAAVVSTDPTFITFLKLRLEYVVVGSFEAPSEVIPDALASAV from the coding sequence ATGACCACTTATCACTTCGTTGCAGCCAGCGAGCGCTTCCTCACTGTGGAGGAGCCGCTGGAGGAAGTGCTGCGGGAGCGCCAACGCAATTACACCGAAACAGGCAAGACCATCGACTTCTGGTTGGTGCGGCAACCGGCATTTCTTGCTGCTCCAGAGTTGGCTGAGCTCAAGGCGACCATCCCTCAGCCTGCTGCTGCTGTGGTGTCCACCGATCCCACCTTCATCACCTTTCTCAAACTCCGTCTCGAATACGTGGTTGTCGGGTCGTTCGAGGCACCGTCTGAGGTGATTCCCGATGCCCTTGCCAGTGCCGTCTGA